From a single Natronorubrum tibetense GA33 genomic region:
- a CDS encoding electron transfer flavoprotein subunit alpha/FixB family protein, which yields MTDVLAVTEHRRGELRDVSYEIITAGRQLADETGGDLHLAVISGTVDEFAEKCNREGVDAIHTVSHGEEFNHDVYTQAITQLYDELAPQYVLTPNSVNGLDYAPAIANALDLPVVTDTIDLETDGETLIATREMYGGKVETTNELEGPAVATIRGAEWPAAEGTGDASLEAFDADIDEDSVGSTVNGFEEVGGGDVDISEADVLVSVGRGIEEEENIPLIEELADALDATVSSSRPIVDNGWLPKNRQVGQSGKVVTPDVYIAIGISGAVQHVAGMKGADTIVAINTDPNAPIMDIADYAIHDDLFDVVPALTEEFGG from the coding sequence ATGACGGACGTCCTCGCAGTCACGGAACACCGCCGCGGCGAGCTTCGCGACGTCAGCTACGAGATCATCACAGCTGGCCGCCAGCTGGCCGACGAGACCGGTGGCGACCTGCACCTGGCCGTTATCAGCGGCACCGTCGACGAGTTCGCGGAGAAATGCAACCGCGAGGGCGTCGACGCCATCCACACCGTCTCCCACGGTGAGGAGTTCAACCACGACGTCTACACGCAGGCGATCACCCAGCTTTACGACGAACTGGCTCCCCAGTACGTCCTGACGCCCAACAGCGTCAACGGACTCGACTACGCACCCGCCATCGCCAACGCGCTCGATCTCCCCGTCGTCACCGACACCATCGACCTCGAGACCGACGGCGAGACGCTGATCGCCACCCGCGAGATGTACGGCGGCAAGGTCGAGACGACCAACGAACTCGAGGGCCCCGCAGTTGCGACGATCCGGGGGGCCGAGTGGCCCGCCGCTGAGGGTACCGGCGACGCCTCGCTCGAGGCCTTCGACGCCGACATCGACGAAGATTCCGTCGGGTCGACCGTCAACGGCTTCGAGGAAGTCGGCGGCGGAGATGTCGACATCAGCGAAGCCGACGTGCTCGTCAGCGTCGGTCGCGGGATCGAAGAGGAAGAGAACATCCCGCTCATCGAGGAACTCGCCGACGCGCTCGACGCGACAGTCTCCTCGTCGCGACCGATCGTCGACAACGGCTGGCTGCCCAAGAACCGACAGGTCGGCCAGTCCGGGAAGGTCGTCACGCCCGATGTCTACATCGCGATCGGTATTTCGGGTGCGGTGCAGCACGTCGCCGGGATGAAAGGCGCCGATACGATCGTCGCGATCAACACGGACCCCAACGCGCCGATCATGGACATCGCCGACTACGCGATCCACGACGACCTCTTCGACGTCGTCCCCGCGCTCACCGAAGAGTTCGGCGGGTAA
- a CDS encoding helix-turn-helix transcriptional regulator: MAIEDPPAEAGAKQVLRIEIDETGDARWSIESRFILTDDEDVDEFNDYVDAVLAGERDPNVDPREFEHRASEAADRTDREMTIRDAGWDDSRVESIDDVDDMDGEAIDHEDGDDVRVGTITYSLTWTNFATAENDRIYLGDAFQTDDGVWLSLNSIQRLVIDYPDAYALDTPTQLDWDGPYEFNDHELEIVFVRSGGPTTPASSLGISNWLIAGVVGVVFAVGIGSYLFARREQNTDLPAPLDRVSERVAELGLLGFIARLRSRAVTRDGAGDQDTAATDTDGGTAVQSAADDPVDAVGDRDAAGTRLEYEETPDGEIELELLSDEERVLRMLTRNGGRMKQASIVKETGWSNAKVSQLLSQMDEDDEIEKLRIGRENLITLPEVDPTELD; the protein is encoded by the coding sequence GTGGCCATCGAGGATCCACCTGCAGAGGCCGGTGCGAAACAGGTGCTCCGGATCGAGATCGACGAGACCGGCGACGCCCGCTGGTCGATCGAGAGCCGGTTTATCCTGACTGACGACGAGGATGTCGACGAATTCAACGACTACGTCGACGCCGTTCTGGCAGGCGAACGCGACCCCAACGTCGATCCCCGCGAATTCGAACACCGCGCGAGCGAAGCCGCGGACCGAACCGACCGTGAGATGACGATTCGGGACGCCGGCTGGGACGACTCCCGCGTCGAGTCCATCGACGATGTCGACGATATGGACGGCGAAGCGATCGATCACGAGGACGGTGATGACGTTCGCGTCGGTACTATCACATACTCGCTCACCTGGACCAACTTCGCGACGGCCGAAAACGATCGCATCTACCTCGGGGATGCCTTCCAGACCGACGACGGCGTCTGGCTCTCGCTGAACAGCATACAGCGTCTCGTTATCGACTATCCGGACGCGTATGCACTCGATACCCCGACACAACTCGACTGGGACGGGCCCTACGAGTTCAACGACCACGAACTCGAGATCGTCTTCGTCCGCAGCGGCGGTCCCACCACCCCTGCATCCTCCCTCGGAATCTCGAACTGGCTGATCGCCGGCGTCGTCGGCGTCGTCTTCGCCGTCGGGATCGGGAGCTACCTCTTCGCCCGCCGCGAACAGAACACTGATCTTCCGGCCCCGCTCGATCGCGTTTCGGAGCGGGTCGCCGAACTCGGCCTCCTCGGATTCATCGCTCGCTTGCGCTCGAGGGCTGTCACTCGAGACGGGGCTGGCGATCAGGACACGGCCGCGACTGACACCGACGGCGGGACCGCAGTTCAGTCCGCGGCTGACGATCCGGTTGACGCTGTCGGCGACCGGGACGCCGCCGGGACGCGACTCGAGTACGAAGAGACACCCGACGGCGAGATCGAGCTCGAACTGTTGAGCGACGAGGAACGCGTGCTTCGGATGCTCACGCGAAACGGCGGGCGGATGAAACAGGCCTCGATCGTCAAAGAGACCGGCTGGTCGAACGCCAAGGTCTCTCAACTCCTTTCGCAGATGGATGAGGACGACGAGATCGAAAAGCTCCGAATCGGTCGGGAGAACCTCATCACACTTCCTGAAGTCGATCCGACAGAACTGGATTGA
- a CDS encoding DUF373 family protein codes for MLLVLCVDLDDDLGRKTGFSTPVIGRDPVEEAAVALATADPEDSDVNVIFQGIHIYDDLDERDESVEVAVVTGNDEGDVKANREVGDEVDTVLASLSTAEDVTALVVTDGAQDESVIPIIRSRVPIDGVRRVVVRQAQNLESMYYTIKQVLNDPETRGTVLIPLGILLLIYPLALIGSVLDMPGIVLGTTSALLGFYLISRGLGLGDRLDEAVERGRRSLYAGRTTLLAYVVAAALFVLGGVSGMDTLEEVQQATADDIGAPVMLAAFAYGSIQWIAAAGLTTSLGQITDEYIAGRLEWRYLNAPFYVLSIAIVLHAVSAYFLNEVEINYLATALTVGTLLGIVSTLTFAVLESRFSDEESDHDTEGTRQTDRV; via the coding sequence ATGCTGCTGGTCCTCTGTGTCGACCTCGACGACGACCTCGGCCGGAAAACGGGCTTTTCGACGCCGGTCATCGGTCGCGATCCGGTCGAGGAGGCAGCCGTCGCTCTCGCGACCGCAGACCCGGAGGACTCCGACGTCAACGTCATCTTTCAAGGGATACACATCTACGACGACCTCGACGAGCGCGACGAGAGCGTCGAAGTCGCCGTCGTCACCGGCAACGATGAGGGCGATGTCAAGGCCAACCGGGAGGTCGGCGACGAGGTCGATACGGTCCTCGCGAGCCTCTCGACCGCGGAGGACGTGACCGCGCTCGTGGTCACCGACGGCGCACAGGACGAGTCCGTCATCCCCATTATTCGGTCGCGGGTTCCGATCGACGGCGTTCGCCGCGTCGTCGTCCGACAGGCCCAGAACTTGGAGTCGATGTACTATACGATCAAACAGGTGCTGAACGACCCCGAGACGCGAGGGACGGTGTTGATTCCGCTGGGAATCCTCCTGCTCATCTATCCGCTCGCGCTGATCGGGAGCGTACTGGACATGCCGGGAATCGTACTCGGCACGACCTCTGCGCTCCTCGGGTTCTACCTCATTTCCCGCGGGCTCGGCCTCGGCGACCGACTCGACGAGGCCGTCGAACGCGGCCGACGGTCGCTGTACGCCGGCCGCACGACCCTCCTCGCCTACGTCGTCGCCGCGGCCCTGTTCGTCCTCGGCGGCGTCAGCGGGATGGACACGTTAGAGGAGGTCCAACAGGCCACCGCGGACGATATCGGCGCTCCAGTCATGCTCGCCGCGTTCGCCTACGGTTCGATTCAGTGGATCGCCGCCGCCGGCCTCACCACCAGTCTCGGACAGATCACCGACGAGTACATCGCGGGTCGGCTCGAGTGGCGATACCTCAACGCCCCCTTCTACGTCCTCTCGATCGCCATCGTCCTGCACGCGGTGAGCGCGTACTTCCTGAACGAGGTCGAGATTAACTACCTTGCGACGGCGCTGACGGTCGGGACGTTGCTGGGCATTGTGAGCACCCTCACGTTTGCCGTCCTCGAGTCGCGGTTTTCGGACGAGGAAAGTGACCACGATACCGAGGGGACGAGACAGACGGATCGCGTGTAA
- the ahaH gene encoding ATP synthase archaeal subunit H: protein MPRPEVLERIQSAEEEADEIVALAQNDRDERIAEARKRAEEIRTEAEQEARDLKERQLEAAREEIDEECERVLEDGEQERAALAERAQDRVDEVTNHVVELFQEDVHAQT, encoded by the coding sequence ATGCCGAGGCCAGAGGTTCTCGAACGAATACAGTCGGCGGAAGAGGAAGCCGACGAGATCGTCGCATTGGCACAGAACGACCGCGACGAGCGAATAGCCGAGGCCCGGAAACGTGCCGAGGAGATTCGCACGGAAGCGGAACAAGAAGCGCGGGATCTCAAGGAGCGCCAGCTAGAAGCGGCGCGCGAAGAGATCGACGAGGAGTGCGAACGCGTCCTCGAAGACGGAGAACAGGAGCGTGCGGCGCTAGCCGAACGTGCCCAGGATCGGGTCGACGAAGTGACGAACCACGTCGTCGAACTGTTCCAGGAGGACGTCCATGCTCAGACCTGA
- a CDS encoding type IV pilin, with the protein MSLRSSDPSTCDQNCDHRSDCASKGSADGTTFGFGTRAVSRLVGVLALLAITVLLATMVAVGASTWSLEAGGPTAAFDLTVDGEESTIAIDHIEGDEIDVAELSIRITVDGEELTDQPPVPFVGADGFDGSPTGPFNAESDSEWRTGERASVTVAETNDPTVESGDTVGVTLVVNGTRIATLETTAT; encoded by the coding sequence GTGTCACTCCGCTCGAGCGATCCGTCAACCTGCGACCAAAACTGCGATCACAGGAGCGACTGCGCCAGCAAGGGGAGCGCCGACGGAACGACGTTCGGTTTCGGCACACGAGCCGTCAGCCGACTCGTCGGCGTGCTCGCGTTGCTCGCGATAACGGTCCTGCTGGCGACGATGGTCGCAGTCGGGGCCAGCACGTGGTCGCTCGAGGCGGGCGGGCCGACCGCGGCGTTCGATCTGACGGTCGACGGAGAAGAGTCGACGATTGCAATCGATCACATCGAGGGCGACGAAATCGACGTCGCGGAACTGTCGATTCGGATTACGGTCGACGGCGAAGAGCTGACCGACCAGCCGCCGGTGCCGTTCGTCGGCGCGGACGGATTCGACGGCTCGCCGACGGGGCCGTTCAACGCGGAGAGCGATTCCGAGTGGCGGACCGGTGAGCGTGCGAGTGTCACGGTCGCCGAGACGAACGATCCGACGGTCGAGTCCGGCGATACGGTCGGCGTCACACTCGTTGTCAACGGGACTCGGATAGCGACGCTCGAGACGACGGCGACGTAA
- a CDS encoding polyprenyl synthetase family protein, whose protein sequence is MERLERRRALIEERLVEVVDALEPDSLREEVRHTALSGGKRVRPMVALLACETVGGSAEDAVDFGVGIELVHSASLVIDDIIDRSELRRGTTSAWAEFGYGPAIVSSDGLLGEAFALFSADPKATQVVAEAMVELGVGEATELSAEPETEEEYMTLARRKTGALFRAAAELGAIAADSDPVTVEALGEYAERVGVAFQIRDDVLDAIADPEELGKPTGHDAALERPSVVQVTDLSPEEANARARAESDRAIKALDRVEIADPTARDYLLELAEFVVERER, encoded by the coding sequence ATGGAACGTCTGGAGCGTCGTCGGGCGCTGATCGAGGAGCGCCTCGTCGAGGTGGTCGACGCCCTCGAGCCGGACTCGCTCAGAGAGGAGGTCCGCCACACGGCGCTCTCGGGCGGCAAACGCGTCCGGCCGATGGTCGCACTGCTAGCTTGTGAAACCGTCGGCGGGTCGGCCGAGGACGCCGTGGACTTCGGCGTGGGGATCGAACTCGTCCACAGCGCGTCGCTCGTCATCGACGACATTATCGACCGGTCCGAACTGCGCCGCGGGACAACCAGCGCGTGGGCCGAGTTCGGTTACGGGCCCGCCATCGTCTCGAGCGACGGCCTGCTCGGGGAGGCGTTCGCCCTCTTCTCCGCGGATCCGAAGGCGACGCAGGTCGTCGCCGAGGCGATGGTCGAACTCGGCGTCGGCGAGGCGACGGAGCTGTCGGCCGAGCCGGAGACGGAAGAGGAGTACATGACGCTGGCGCGGCGAAAGACGGGCGCGCTCTTCCGCGCCGCCGCCGAACTCGGGGCCATCGCGGCCGATTCGGATCCCGTCACCGTCGAGGCGCTCGGCGAGTACGCCGAACGCGTCGGCGTCGCCTTCCAGATCAGAGACGACGTGCTGGACGCGATCGCAGATCCCGAAGAGCTGGGGAAACCGACCGGCCACGACGCCGCCCTCGAGCGGCCATCAGTCGTGCAGGTCACCGATCTCAGCCCCGAGGAGGCCAACGCCCGCGCTCGAGCCGAGTCGGACCGCGCGATCAAAGCCCTAGACCGCGTCGAAATCGCCGATCCGACGGCCAGAGACTACCTGCTCGAGCTGGCGGAGTTCGTGGTCGAGCGAGAACGGTAA
- a CDS encoding V-type ATP synthase subunit I has product MLRPERMSKVSVTGSKGVMPTVIETIHGLNLVHLSDYDGTWEGFDNGNPIEGADDASEKLVTVRALESTLELSADEAEPGTLEENWESRVEEIRTRVNELDDQRSEIREELRQVEEKIGRVAPFAELGIDLDLLSGYDTVDVVVGEGQHAQVEDAVAASDDIRAYETFTGGDVVAIVAAPTANTGSSPIDDALVGVEFTRHPVPETDQTPSAYVDELSERKRELEYEIEDIDAELEQIKANEARFLLRVEEELTVEVQQADAPLQFATTDRAFIAEGWIPSDEYDDLVASLNDAVGESVEIEELERASYDRHGKTHTEDIQQGAQAAKDDEDAAAEEDGQQQKAMTDGGSAVTMSDEPPTIQKNPSAAKPFETLVQAVNRPKYNELDPTIFLFLTFPLFFGFMISDVGYGLLYVLTGFYMYQSFDSPGITSLGGVAMWCGAFTIFFGILFGEFFGLHELGYMIFGDGGAPMGDKGLSPATAEFVNAWLIVAVALGVLHLNIGWILDFVANIQHGHGLWGAITHSGSWLLMLNGLWVWVFTEQAADVKPDFIYTAFDGEPFAFGFSGFPMMDLFAIGGVDITLPLLAVILGVVLLAVGDPVELAEFAMPFAHVVSYARMTAVLLAKGGMAFVVNLLTFGAVQTPEGGRPFMAPWTGYGPEDGQVMFDGLFYIGDGAVAIAAFALGILVLVLGHILVLLLGITSAGLQGIRLEYVEFFGKFYEGGGKNYEPFGHDRNNSED; this is encoded by the coding sequence ATGCTCAGACCTGAACGGATGAGCAAGGTCTCGGTGACCGGCTCCAAGGGCGTTATGCCCACGGTCATCGAGACGATCCACGGACTGAACCTGGTTCACCTCTCGGATTACGACGGCACCTGGGAGGGGTTCGACAACGGGAACCCCATCGAAGGAGCCGACGACGCCTCCGAGAAGCTGGTGACCGTCCGCGCCCTCGAGAGTACCCTGGAGCTGTCGGCCGACGAGGCCGAGCCGGGGACCTTAGAGGAGAACTGGGAGTCGCGCGTCGAGGAGATCCGAACGCGGGTCAACGAGCTCGACGACCAGCGCAGCGAGATCCGTGAGGAGCTTCGACAGGTCGAGGAGAAGATCGGCCGCGTCGCTCCCTTCGCGGAGCTCGGAATTGACCTCGACCTCCTGTCGGGGTACGACACGGTCGACGTCGTCGTCGGCGAAGGGCAGCACGCCCAGGTCGAAGACGCCGTCGCCGCGTCCGACGACATTCGAGCCTACGAGACGTTCACCGGTGGCGATGTCGTGGCTATCGTGGCCGCGCCCACCGCAAACACTGGCTCGAGTCCGATCGACGACGCCCTGGTCGGCGTCGAGTTCACCCGGCACCCGGTGCCGGAGACCGACCAGACGCCGAGTGCGTACGTCGACGAGCTGTCGGAACGCAAACGCGAACTCGAGTACGAGATCGAAGATATCGACGCGGAACTCGAGCAGATCAAGGCGAACGAAGCTCGCTTCCTCTTGCGTGTAGAAGAGGAGCTGACCGTCGAGGTCCAGCAGGCCGACGCGCCGCTGCAGTTCGCGACGACCGACCGCGCGTTCATCGCGGAGGGATGGATCCCGAGCGACGAGTACGACGATCTCGTCGCGTCGCTGAACGACGCCGTCGGCGAGAGCGTCGAGATCGAAGAGCTCGAGCGAGCGAGCTACGACCGTCACGGGAAAACCCACACGGAGGATATCCAGCAGGGTGCCCAGGCGGCGAAAGACGACGAAGATGCGGCTGCGGAAGAAGACGGCCAGCAGCAGAAGGCCATGACGGACGGTGGCTCGGCCGTGACGATGAGTGATGAGCCGCCGACGATCCAGAAGAACCCGTCGGCAGCCAAGCCGTTCGAAACGCTGGTACAGGCGGTCAACCGACCGAAGTACAACGAACTCGATCCCACGATCTTCCTGTTCCTGACGTTCCCACTGTTCTTCGGGTTCATGATCAGTGACGTCGGGTACGGGCTCTTGTACGTGCTGACCGGATTCTACATGTACCAGAGCTTCGATAGCCCGGGGATCACGAGTCTCGGGGGCGTCGCCATGTGGTGTGGCGCGTTCACGATCTTCTTCGGGATCCTGTTCGGGGAGTTCTTCGGACTCCACGAACTCGGCTACATGATCTTCGGCGACGGCGGTGCGCCGATGGGAGACAAGGGACTCTCGCCAGCGACGGCAGAGTTCGTCAACGCCTGGCTGATCGTCGCCGTCGCACTCGGAGTGCTTCACCTGAACATCGGCTGGATCCTCGACTTCGTCGCGAACATCCAGCACGGTCACGGTCTCTGGGGAGCGATTACCCACAGCGGCTCGTGGCTCCTGATGCTCAACGGACTCTGGGTGTGGGTGTTCACGGAGCAGGCAGCGGACGTCAAGCCCGACTTCATCTACACCGCGTTCGACGGCGAGCCGTTCGCGTTCGGATTCAGCGGCTTCCCGATGATGGATCTGTTCGCGATCGGCGGCGTCGACATTACGCTGCCGCTCCTGGCAGTCATCCTCGGCGTCGTGCTCCTGGCAGTCGGCGACCCGGTCGAACTGGCCGAGTTCGCCATGCCGTTCGCACACGTCGTCTCCTACGCACGAATGACCGCCGTCTTGCTCGCAAAGGGTGGGATGGCGTTCGTCGTCAACCTGCTGACCTTCGGAGCCGTCCAGACGCCTGAGGGGGGCCGCCCCTTCATGGCACCCTGGACCGGCTACGGACCCGAGGACGGACAGGTCATGTTTGATGGCCTGTTCTACATCGGCGACGGAGCAGTCGCGATCGCCGCCTTCGCACTCGGCATTCTCGTGCTGGTACTCGGACACATCCTGGTCTTGCTACTTGGTATCACAAGTGCCGGATTACAGGGTATCAGGCTCGAGTACGTCGAGTTCTTTGGGAAGTTTTATGAAGGCGGTGGAAAGAACTACGAACCGTTCGGACACGATCGAAATAACAGCGAGGACTAA
- a CDS encoding DUF7096 domain-containing protein — protein MNSAMPALLAVLLVTSLLAMPVIAPGPEADDATRDAPDSQLQQLALQQVSSSPVEAEETTNRLQLSGEIREERATYGTDFGLTLAAVDDHLRVDQEQYTIVDSEFDTATNDERENMIRTANNRIADRTENLEEREREAVRAHAGGEITDTELLQTLLRNYNEAESLLHALNEIDDRTDAVPGYSLSNQQVRADEAALELHRTSLRANLDQASQSSGWDEQPDVRIQTSEDGYSLSMIEGDMYILETVRFDNRDTGPDAENQFEDYSNSETMEAATEHYPWAGGEQSWSSFNDYGEQNLYFVEMEDDRNHLQVYLDGGTGDVYRESQELALESLPEDNNRSWIDHDIDLTITETPVNGPVEVRVADMVTDDPESATVWMNGVELGETDDDGTLWLLPPLGEYDVSAETDSGSVDTRTANRR, from the coding sequence ATGAACAGTGCGATGCCCGCCCTCCTCGCGGTGTTGCTCGTCACGTCGCTTCTTGCGATGCCCGTCATCGCGCCGGGACCGGAAGCCGACGACGCGACACGCGATGCCCCCGACTCGCAGCTCCAGCAGTTGGCCCTCCAACAAGTGTCATCGTCGCCGGTCGAAGCCGAAGAGACGACGAACCGGCTCCAGCTTTCCGGTGAAATCAGGGAAGAGCGAGCCACGTACGGAACCGATTTCGGACTCACACTCGCCGCCGTGGACGATCACCTCAGGGTAGATCAGGAGCAGTACACCATCGTCGACAGCGAGTTCGATACCGCCACGAACGACGAGCGAGAGAATATGATCAGAACGGCGAATAATCGGATCGCCGATCGAACCGAAAATCTCGAGGAGCGCGAACGTGAGGCCGTCAGAGCTCACGCCGGCGGAGAGATCACCGATACCGAACTGCTACAGACGCTGTTGCGAAACTACAACGAGGCAGAATCGCTGCTACACGCGCTGAACGAGATAGACGACCGAACGGACGCCGTTCCGGGCTATTCGCTGTCGAACCAGCAGGTCCGCGCGGACGAAGCGGCACTCGAGCTCCACCGAACGTCGCTCCGGGCGAACCTCGACCAGGCGAGTCAGTCCTCCGGCTGGGACGAACAGCCCGATGTCCGAATTCAGACGTCGGAAGACGGCTACAGCCTCTCGATGATCGAGGGAGACATGTACATCCTCGAGACGGTTCGGTTCGACAACCGCGACACCGGCCCCGACGCCGAAAACCAGTTCGAGGACTACTCGAACTCCGAGACGATGGAGGCCGCAACGGAGCACTATCCGTGGGCGGGCGGTGAACAGAGCTGGTCGAGCTTCAACGACTACGGCGAGCAGAACCTCTACTTCGTCGAGATGGAGGACGACCGAAACCACCTCCAGGTCTACCTCGACGGCGGAACGGGAGATGTCTACCGCGAGTCACAGGAACTCGCCCTCGAGTCGCTGCCCGAAGACAACAACAGATCGTGGATCGACCACGATATCGATCTCACGATTACGGAAACGCCCGTCAACGGGCCGGTGGAAGTGAGAGTGGCCGATATGGTCACTGACGACCCCGAGAGTGCGACGGTTTGGATGAACGGGGTAGAACTCGGCGAGACCGACGACGACGGCACGCTGTGGCTCCTGCCGCCACTCGGCGAGTACGATGTATCGGCCGAGACGGACTCGGGAAGCGTCGACACGAGGACCGCGAATAGAAGGTAA
- a CDS encoding radical SAM protein gives MISKGCEQCAKGGKMVLFVYGYCDQRDCFYCPLGENRKNVTDVYANERLVESDEDVLTEAHRMDALGTSITGGEPQEALDRTCHYLELLKDEFGEDHHTHLYTGIPGGRENMRRLSEAGLDEIRFHPPLELWGEMHGTEWEEILYIAREEGLTPAFEIPGIRPEPEFLDFLDEGAADFCNVNEFEMSDGNYRRMQEEGFELKEDHMSAVEGSREDILEVMGDHEKVYFCTSVFKDAAQHRRRLKRMARNIRREFDDITDDGTLVYGKTRAEPERFEALGVPEEFYTVKTDHIEIAWWLLEEMIDEGDLEDGEIVEQYPTYDGQVVERTPLV, from the coding sequence ATGATCTCGAAGGGCTGTGAGCAGTGCGCGAAAGGCGGCAAGATGGTGCTGTTCGTTTACGGCTACTGCGATCAGCGTGACTGCTTTTACTGCCCGCTCGGCGAGAACCGCAAGAACGTCACCGACGTCTACGCGAACGAGCGACTCGTCGAGAGCGACGAGGACGTCCTCACGGAGGCCCACCGGATGGACGCGCTTGGCACGTCGATCACCGGCGGCGAACCCCAGGAGGCCCTCGATCGAACCTGTCACTATCTCGAGCTCTTGAAAGACGAGTTCGGCGAGGACCACCACACCCACCTCTATACAGGTATTCCGGGCGGCCGCGAGAATATGCGTCGCCTCTCCGAAGCCGGACTCGACGAGATTCGGTTCCACCCGCCACTGGAGCTGTGGGGCGAGATGCACGGCACCGAGTGGGAGGAGATCCTCTACATCGCCCGCGAGGAGGGGCTCACCCCGGCCTTTGAAATCCCCGGCATCCGACCCGAACCGGAGTTCCTCGACTTTCTCGATGAGGGCGCGGCCGACTTCTGTAACGTCAACGAGTTCGAGATGAGCGACGGAAACTACCGCCGGATGCAGGAGGAAGGCTTCGAGCTTAAGGAAGACCACATGAGTGCTGTCGAGGGCTCCCGCGAAGACATCCTCGAGGTGATGGGCGACCACGAGAAGGTCTACTTCTGTACGTCCGTCTTCAAGGACGCTGCCCAGCACCGCCGCCGCCTGAAGCGCATGGCCCGAAACATCCGTCGAGAGTTCGACGACATCACTGACGACGGCACGCTCGTCTACGGCAAGACCCGAGCCGAACCCGAGCGCTTCGAGGCCCTGGGCGTTCCCGAGGAGTTTTACACCGTCAAGACGGATCACATCGAGATCGCCTGGTGGCTCCTCGAGGAGATGATCGACGAAGGAGATCTCGAGGACGGCGAAATTGTCGAGCAGTATCCGACGTACGATGGACAGGTTGTCGAGCGGACGCCGTTGGTGTGA
- a CDS encoding methyltransferase domain-containing protein, with protein MGILENKARARLFYKYLSKVYDQVNPFIWNEDMRADALELLNLDEGMTVLDVGCGTGFATEGLLEHVDEVYALDQSEHQLEQAYAKFGKRAPPVHFHRGDAERLPFATDTFDVVWSSGSIEYWPNPILALREFRRVLKPGGQVLVVGPNYPDSFVAQKLADSIMLFYDEYEADRMFKRAGFEDVKHLFQGPSYDPDVAITTIGRAPE; from the coding sequence ATGGGAATCCTCGAGAACAAGGCCAGAGCCCGACTGTTCTACAAGTACCTCTCGAAAGTGTACGACCAGGTTAACCCCTTCATCTGGAACGAGGACATGCGCGCCGACGCCCTCGAACTGCTCAATCTCGACGAGGGGATGACCGTCCTCGACGTCGGTTGTGGCACCGGCTTCGCGACGGAGGGGCTGCTCGAACACGTCGACGAGGTGTACGCGCTCGATCAGAGCGAACACCAGCTCGAGCAGGCTTACGCGAAGTTTGGGAAACGCGCTCCGCCGGTTCACTTCCACCGCGGCGACGCCGAACGGCTGCCGTTCGCGACGGACACGTTCGACGTCGTCTGGTCGTCCGGCTCGATCGAGTACTGGCCGAACCCGATCCTCGCGCTTCGGGAGTTCCGCCGCGTCCTGAAACCCGGCGGACAGGTGCTCGTCGTCGGGCCGAACTACCCCGACAGCTTCGTCGCGCAGAAACTCGCCGACTCCATCATGCTCTTTTACGACGAGTACGAGGCCGACCGAATGTTCAAACGGGCCGGATTCGAGGACGTCAAACACCTGTTCCAGGGACCGTCCTACGATCCGGACGTCGCGATCACGACGATCGGTCGCGCTCCCGAGTAA